One Lysinibacillus sp. OF-1 DNA segment encodes these proteins:
- a CDS encoding PP2C family protein-serine/threonine phosphatase → MDQKLLPYIITLIFIIVLILLLLIRSILAQKMDKGKIYIGNGQTIGRRDEQDDYFSTAETTYGTIAVLADGISGLANGRMASTIAVTTFIEEFKKLSSLKNLQNFFKEAAIASNHMIVENLNGSNGGTTLVTAVIDSEGYLHWGAVGDSVLTIFRNGEFLKINQKHIFESVLTERYISGEISQLEVQENPLKKRLINYLGYAGFKNLDTGNNPIQLNRGDKVCLFSDGIYDALTEVEMEKILSQQAPPYDLAQSMIKAVEQKRLKNQDNATIVILEKTW, encoded by the coding sequence ATGGACCAAAAGTTATTGCCGTACATAATTACCTTAATCTTTATCATTGTCCTTATCTTGTTACTGCTAATAAGAAGTATACTTGCTCAAAAAATGGATAAAGGGAAAATTTATATTGGAAATGGTCAAACAATCGGAAGACGTGATGAGCAGGATGATTATTTCTCAACTGCCGAAACGACATATGGCACAATCGCGGTGCTTGCAGATGGAATTAGCGGCTTAGCCAATGGGCGGATGGCTAGCACGATCGCAGTGACAACCTTCATAGAAGAATTTAAAAAGCTTAGTAGCTTAAAAAATCTACAAAACTTTTTTAAGGAAGCTGCTATAGCAAGCAATCATATGATTGTGGAAAACTTAAATGGCTCCAATGGAGGAACAACATTAGTCACAGCCGTTATTGATAGTGAAGGCTATCTTCATTGGGGGGCAGTAGGGGATAGTGTTCTCACGATCTTTAGAAATGGTGAATTTCTAAAGATTAACCAAAAACATATTTTTGAGTCAGTTTTAACCGAAAGATATATTTCAGGTGAAATTTCGCAACTTGAGGTTCAGGAAAATCCTCTAAAAAAGAGATTAATCAATTATTTAGGATATGCAGGCTTTAAAAATTTGGATACAGGAAATAATCCGATTCAGCTAAATAGAGGGGACAAGGTATGTCTTTTTAGTGATGGAATCTATGATGCTTTAACGGAGGTTGAAATGGAAAAAATTCTCTCTCAGCAAGCTCCACCCTATGATTTAGCACAAAGCATGATAAAAGCCGTTGAACAAAAACGCTTAAAAAATCAAGATAATGCTACCATCGTGATTTTAGAAAAAACTTGGTGA
- a CDS encoding FHA domain-containing protein, with the protein MSLIRCTNGHMFSSRRHRNICPYCNVMVEQEQRQNSPSSPVIEADDKTLPYLGEMDGIDPVTGWLVCIEGPQMGRDYRILSEKNFIGRAEDMHIRIAGDNSISKRNHAVIVYDPKKRNFYLLPGDASGLAYLNNEAVYTPTELAAYDVIQLGRSIFLFIPLCGVHFEWENNQSEE; encoded by the coding sequence ATGAGTTTGATTAGATGTACAAATGGTCATATGTTTAGTTCAAGGAGACATCGCAATATTTGTCCTTACTGTAACGTGATGGTGGAACAGGAGCAAAGACAAAATAGTCCTTCCTCACCTGTCATTGAAGCAGATGATAAAACATTGCCTTACTTAGGAGAAATGGATGGGATAGATCCTGTAACAGGATGGTTAGTTTGTATTGAAGGGCCGCAAATGGGTAGAGATTATCGTATCTTATCTGAAAAGAATTTTATAGGTAGAGCAGAAGATATGCATATCCGCATTGCAGGGGACAATTCCATCTCTAAGCGAAATCATGCAGTCATTGTGTATGATCCTAAAAAACGTAATTTTTACTTACTGCCAGGAGATGCATCAGGATTAGCCTATCTAAATAATGAGGCCGTTTATACACCAACGGAATTAGCAGCCTATGATGTGATACAGCTAGGGAGAAGTATATTTTTATTTATTCCACTTTGTGGTGTTCACTTTGAATGGGAAAACAATCAAAGTGAGGAATGA